A single region of the Undibacterium piscinae genome encodes:
- a CDS encoding sigma-70 family RNA polymerase sigma factor, producing the protein MSSNANNQTLDPGQMHIWLMAVARQDSQAFRALYEASSPKLFGFVLRILQKRELAEEVLQESFVSIWNNASSYQSSLAAPMTWMTTIVRNRAFDLLRKLNNGQHYELEIDAEYFDPEIMSALESADASPLQALELSQDAKALANCMSRLEGLHRQAMALAFYHDLSHSEVAEQMQLPMGTVKTWIRRGLDRLRTCLVKRELA; encoded by the coding sequence ATGTCGAGCAATGCAAATAATCAGACCCTAGACCCAGGCCAGATGCACATCTGGCTGATGGCCGTAGCGCGCCAGGATAGCCAGGCGTTTCGCGCCCTGTATGAAGCGAGTTCACCGAAATTATTTGGCTTCGTGCTGCGCATTTTGCAAAAGCGCGAACTGGCCGAAGAAGTCTTGCAAGAGAGCTTTGTCAGCATCTGGAACAATGCCAGCAGCTATCAATCCAGTCTGGCGGCACCGATGACCTGGATGACCACGATAGTGCGCAATCGTGCCTTTGATTTATTACGCAAACTCAATAACGGCCAGCACTACGAGCTGGAAATCGACGCAGAGTATTTTGATCCCGAGATCATGAGCGCGCTAGAAAGCGCGGACGCCAGCCCGCTGCAAGCCTTAGAACTGAGCCAGGACGCCAAAGCCCTGGCCAATTGCATGTCGCGTCTTGAAGGCTTACACAGGCAGGCCATGGCACTGGCCTTTTATCACGATTTATCTCACAGCGAAGTGGCCGAGCAAATGCAATTACCGATGGGCACAGTCAAAACCTGGATACGCCGTGGGCTAGATAGGCTGCGCACTTGCTTAGTCAAAAGGGAGCTGGCATGA
- the ugpC gene encoding sn-glycerol-3-phosphate ABC transporter ATP-binding protein UgpC, producing MASLSIRNVRKVYPNGAEILKGIDLEIEDGQFLILVGGSGCGKSTLLNMIAGLETVSEGQILIGNQCVNNVPPKSRDIAMVFQSYALYPTMTVRENISFGLGIRKVPKEEQEQIVSRVAETLQMTHLLDRKPAQLSGGQRQRVAMGRAIARDPALFLFDEPLSNLDAKLRVEMRAEIKLMHQRLGTTIVYVTHDQIEAMTLGDKIAVMKDGVVQQFGSPQEIYDTPNNLFVAGFIGSPSMNFLRGKLVQHNNGLAFTLLHADRSTLLPIPAEFIDVAKLTAWQDRDIILGIRPEHVTDAVSARCAETPEGYHPSAVDCMIELTEPTGPDTIAFTWINGIRATCRTHPRSEAAPGQRMALAFDLSKAVLFDPETELRIS from the coding sequence ATGGCAAGCTTATCAATTCGCAATGTGCGCAAGGTATATCCAAACGGCGCAGAAATTCTCAAGGGCATTGATCTGGAAATCGAAGATGGCCAGTTCTTAATTCTGGTCGGCGGCTCCGGCTGCGGCAAATCGACCTTACTCAATATGATCGCCGGTCTGGAAACTGTCTCTGAAGGCCAAATCCTGATCGGCAACCAGTGCGTCAACAATGTCCCGCCCAAATCACGCGATATCGCGATGGTGTTCCAGTCTTACGCGCTATATCCAACCATGACAGTGAGAGAAAATATTTCGTTCGGCCTCGGTATCAGAAAAGTCCCTAAGGAAGAACAGGAACAGATCGTCAGCCGCGTGGCCGAGACCCTGCAAATGACGCATCTGCTCGATAGAAAACCGGCACAACTGTCGGGCGGACAGCGCCAGCGGGTAGCCATGGGGCGCGCCATCGCCCGCGACCCTGCCCTGTTTTTGTTCGACGAGCCGCTCTCAAATCTCGATGCCAAATTGCGCGTAGAAATGCGCGCCGAAATCAAGCTCATGCACCAACGCCTGGGCACCACCATCGTCTATGTAACCCACGATCAGATCGAGGCCATGACGCTGGGCGACAAGATCGCCGTCATGAAAGACGGCGTAGTGCAGCAATTTGGCAGCCCGCAAGAGATTTATGACACACCAAATAATCTGTTCGTGGCCGGTTTCATCGGCTCGCCGTCAATGAATTTCCTGCGCGGCAAACTGGTGCAACACAACAACGGGCTGGCATTTACCTTACTGCATGCAGACCGCAGCACCTTATTGCCTATACCCGCTGAATTTATCGATGTCGCCAAATTGACGGCATGGCAGGATCGCGACATCATTCTGGGCATACGCCCCGAACACGTCACCGATGCCGTCAGTGCGCGCTGCGCCGAAACACCGGAAGGCTATCACCCTAGCGCGGTTGACTGCATGATAGAACTGACCGAACCTACCGGCCCCGACACCATCGCCTTCACCTGGATCAACGGCATACGCGCCACCTGCCGCACCCACCCAAGATCAGAAGCGGCACCAGGACAACGCATGGCATTGGCGTTTGACCTGTCCAAGGCGGTACTGTTTGATCCGGAAACTGAGTTGCGCATAAGCTAA
- a CDS encoding carbohydrate ABC transporter permease, whose product MAAKLPTLATPSFVQGLTLGRVLIYVLLILCAFYYLAPLYVMLTTSVKSLEEIRSGNLLSIPLNPSTYAWSKAWGTACTGVTCEGLAPYFWNSLKMAVPAVIISSLIGSINGYVLAHWKFRGSHIVFTALMVGCFIPFQVVILPMARVLGMLNLANTTSGLILVHIIYGMAFTTLFFRNYYVSVPEELVNAARIDGAGFFTIYRRIIFPLSLPIFMVCFIWQFTQIWNDFLFGVVFGGSDAQPVTVALNNLVNTSTGVTEYNVNMASAIIAALPTLGLYLVAGKYFVRGLTAGAVKG is encoded by the coding sequence ATGGCCGCTAAACTACCAACCCTCGCGACCCCTTCATTTGTCCAAGGTTTGACGCTTGGCCGCGTGCTGATCTATGTCTTGCTCATCCTATGTGCTTTTTATTATCTGGCGCCTTTGTATGTGATGCTGACCACCTCGGTTAAATCCCTGGAGGAAATTCGCAGCGGAAATTTGCTCAGCATTCCGCTTAACCCCAGCACCTATGCGTGGTCCAAAGCCTGGGGCACGGCCTGTACCGGCGTGACCTGCGAAGGTCTGGCGCCCTACTTCTGGAATTCGCTAAAGATGGCAGTTCCGGCCGTCATCATCTCTAGCCTGATAGGTTCGATCAACGGCTATGTACTGGCGCACTGGAAGTTTCGCGGTTCGCACATCGTATTTACCGCATTGATGGTCGGTTGCTTCATTCCGTTTCAGGTCGTGATCCTGCCGATGGCAAGAGTGCTGGGTATGCTCAATTTAGCCAACACCACTTCAGGCCTGATCCTGGTGCACATCATCTACGGTATGGCGTTTACCACCCTGTTTTTCCGTAACTACTATGTTTCGGTACCGGAAGAGCTGGTCAATGCGGCGCGTATTGACGGAGCGGGTTTTTTCACAATTTACCGACGGATTATTTTCCCGTTGTCCTTACCGATCTTCATGGTTTGCTTTATCTGGCAATTTACCCAGATCTGGAACGACTTCCTGTTCGGCGTGGTATTCGGCGGCTCTGATGCACAACCGGTCACCGTGGCACTGAATAACCTGGTCAACACCTCGACCGGCGTCACCGAATACAACGTCAATATGGCCTCCGCGATTATCGCCGCCTTGCCGACACTGGGACTGTATCTGGTGGCAGGCAAATATTTTGTACGCGGCCTGACCGCTGGTGCAGTCAAAGGCTGA
- a CDS encoding sugar ABC transporter permease, which produces MSAIRNTNDASKANKVLHATRATGVAPSLATPGKNKTAQFSALAALADIWLPRLVLSPTIIASLIFVYGFIGLTAYLSLTESRMMPNYEFAGFSQYAALFEIDRWWVAAANLGIFGGLFILFCLITGLLMAVLLDQKIRAEGALRAIYLYPMALSFIVTGAAWKWILNPGLGLEKLMHDWGYKNFSFDWLVDSDMAIYTVVIAGVWQSSGFVMALFLAGLRGVDDSIIKAAMVDGASLPTIYRRIVIPSLRPVFFSVLLILAHIAIKSFDLVMALTAGGPGTSSDVPAIFMYQFSFTRGQLGLGAASAMMMLATVLAVLVPLMYMETKGAAHGR; this is translated from the coding sequence ATGTCTGCAATACGCAATACCAACGATGCCAGTAAAGCGAACAAGGTGCTTCACGCTACCCGCGCAACTGGCGTCGCACCTAGCCTTGCCACACCCGGCAAGAACAAAACGGCGCAGTTTTCCGCACTGGCCGCACTCGCCGACATTTGGCTGCCGCGCCTGGTGTTATCCCCGACGATTATCGCCTCGCTGATTTTTGTCTACGGCTTTATCGGCCTGACCGCCTATCTGTCGCTGACCGAATCGCGCATGATGCCGAACTACGAGTTCGCCGGTTTTTCTCAATACGCAGCCCTGTTTGAAATCGACCGCTGGTGGGTCGCCGCCGCCAATCTCGGCATCTTTGGTGGCTTATTCATCCTGTTTTGCCTGATCACCGGCCTGCTGATGGCAGTGCTATTGGATCAAAAAATCCGTGCCGAAGGCGCATTGCGCGCCATCTACCTGTACCCGATGGCGCTGTCCTTCATCGTCACCGGTGCCGCCTGGAAGTGGATACTCAATCCGGGCTTGGGGCTGGAAAAACTCATGCACGACTGGGGTTACAAGAATTTTAGCTTTGACTGGCTGGTTGATTCGGATATGGCGATCTACACCGTCGTCATTGCCGGTGTCTGGCAATCCTCTGGTTTTGTGATGGCCTTGTTTTTGGCCGGTTTGCGCGGTGTCGATGACAGCATCATCAAAGCCGCCATGGTCGATGGCGCCAGCTTGCCGACGATTTACCGCCGCATCGTCATCCCTTCGCTGCGCCCGGTATTTTTCAGCGTCTTGCTGATCCTGGCACATATCGCCATCAAGAGTTTTGATCTGGTGATGGCGCTGACAGCCGGCGGCCCCGGCACTTCGTCCGATGTTCCGGCTATTTTTATGTATCAATTTTCCTTCACCCGCGGGCAGCTAGGTCTGGGTGCCGCTTCGGCCATGATGATGCTGGCCACCGTATTAGCCGTGCTGGTACCGCTGATGTATATGGAAACCAAAGGAGCCGCTCATGGCCGCTAA
- a CDS encoding carbohydrate ABC transporter substrate-binding protein has product MKLKKTVQVSLAALASIAAMTAQAAEVEVLHYWTSGGEAKSAGQLKEIVKEAGYGWKDFAVAGGGGENAMTALKARVIAGSAPTAAQIKGPSIQEWGKEGVLANIDEAAIAGKWDEALPKVVSNIMKYQGHYVAAPVNVHRVNWMWANAEVLKKAGVNTMPANWDAFFDAAEKIKKSGALVIAHGGQPWQDATVFESVALGIGGVDFYKKALVQLDPASLTGPTMIKTFETLAKIKTYIDKDAAGRDWNLATAMVINGKAGFQFMGDWAKGEFAAAGKVPGKDYLCAAAPGTDKAFTFNIDSFVMFAQKDADAKKGQLALANAIMNPKFQAIFNLNKGSIPVRTGVPKTRFDDCALKSMDDLDSTSKNGGLVPSFAHGMAIDSAKAGAFQDVIAKFMNSSMTPQAAVQALAKAAKAK; this is encoded by the coding sequence ATGAAACTCAAAAAAACAGTACAAGTAAGCCTGGCCGCACTGGCCAGCATCGCTGCCATGACAGCACAGGCGGCCGAAGTGGAAGTCCTGCATTACTGGACCTCGGGCGGCGAAGCTAAGTCAGCCGGACAACTCAAGGAAATCGTCAAAGAGGCCGGCTATGGTTGGAAAGATTTCGCGGTTGCCGGCGGCGGCGGTGAAAATGCCATGACCGCGCTGAAAGCACGCGTGATCGCCGGCAGCGCACCGACTGCGGCGCAAATCAAAGGCCCATCGATACAGGAATGGGGCAAGGAAGGCGTGCTGGCAAATATTGATGAGGCAGCTATCGCAGGAAAATGGGATGAGGCCTTGCCGAAAGTGGTCTCAAACATCATGAAATACCAGGGTCATTACGTCGCCGCGCCAGTGAATGTCCATAGAGTTAACTGGATGTGGGCGAATGCCGAAGTATTGAAAAAAGCCGGCGTCAACACGATGCCGGCGAATTGGGATGCGTTCTTTGATGCTGCTGAAAAGATCAAAAAATCAGGCGCACTCGTGATCGCTCATGGCGGCCAGCCATGGCAAGACGCGACCGTCTTTGAATCGGTCGCATTGGGTATCGGCGGCGTTGATTTCTATAAAAAAGCCCTCGTTCAACTCGACCCTGCCAGCCTGACCGGCCCGACCATGATCAAAACCTTTGAGACTTTGGCCAAGATCAAGACTTACATAGACAAAGACGCTGCCGGACGCGACTGGAATCTGGCAACCGCGATGGTGATCAATGGCAAGGCTGGCTTCCAGTTTATGGGTGACTGGGCCAAAGGTGAATTTGCCGCCGCCGGAAAAGTCCCTGGTAAAGATTATCTCTGTGCTGCAGCACCCGGCACAGATAAGGCTTTCACCTTCAACATCGATTCGTTTGTGATGTTTGCCCAAAAAGATGCCGACGCTAAAAAAGGCCAACTGGCGCTGGCGAACGCAATTATGAATCCGAAATTCCAGGCGATTTTCAATCTGAACAAGGGTTCTATCCCGGTGCGTACAGGCGTTCCGAAAACACGATTCGATGATTGCGCACTCAAATCCATGGATGATCTGGACTCCACTAGCAAGAATGGCGGACTGGTACCAAGTTTCGCGCATGGCATGGCGATAGACTCGGCCAAAGCCGGTGCCTTCCAGGACGTGATTGCCAAATTCATGAATTCATCCATGACGCCACAAGCCGCAGTACAGGCATTGGCGAAAGCGGCAAAAGCCAAGTAA
- a CDS encoding carbohydrate porin — translation MALSCGVAQAGDTDTEGFHGYLRAGVGSSSTHGPQSCYDLGGNTMKYRLGNECDSYTEFGYTKEMVKTDNGVSFVGTVWVDAWKGSSDFGDAKPGLSKAYVEAKNLEFLNGGIAWVGKRHYLRPDIHMLDLQYINLNGTGAGLDKIGAGPGKFSYAVFKDNDTNEINPTTGKVVTTNAALRQNFVYEGLPVNAGGTLDAAATIISAQGDNKHNGWQLSVFHRQDKVFGGSNTVGVQYGVGPGTGIGGPCCDRMGSSGSTLLGSDVTRTRIFDSLWIQPTPEFSMEFVALMQKDKSDAKGSSTWTSLGVRPVYAINTNFKLQLEVGTSKVTSATGGDDMRLTKITFAPTISAGKGYWSRPELRAFVTYGKWNDAASAAVNASNNSGPVYGNNTSGTSVGVQVETWF, via the coding sequence ATGGCCTTAAGCTGCGGCGTCGCACAAGCTGGCGACACCGATACAGAGGGCTTCCACGGCTACCTGCGTGCTGGTGTAGGCTCAAGCTCTACCCATGGTCCGCAAAGCTGCTACGACCTCGGTGGCAACACCATGAAATATCGCCTCGGCAATGAGTGCGACAGCTACACCGAATTTGGTTACACCAAAGAGATGGTCAAAACCGACAATGGCGTCAGCTTTGTGGGAACAGTCTGGGTCGATGCCTGGAAAGGCAGCTCCGATTTCGGTGACGCCAAACCAGGTTTATCCAAAGCCTACGTGGAAGCGAAGAACCTCGAATTCCTCAATGGCGGTATCGCCTGGGTCGGTAAGCGCCATTATCTGCGTCCTGACATTCACATGCTCGATCTGCAGTACATCAACTTGAACGGCACAGGCGCCGGTCTCGACAAAATCGGCGCTGGTCCGGGAAAATTTAGTTACGCGGTGTTCAAAGACAACGACACTAACGAAATCAATCCGACCACCGGCAAAGTGGTCACCACAAACGCCGCATTGCGCCAAAATTTTGTCTACGAAGGCTTGCCCGTCAATGCCGGCGGTACTCTTGACGCAGCGGCGACCATCATCAGCGCACAAGGCGACAACAAACACAATGGCTGGCAACTGTCGGTATTCCATCGTCAGGATAAAGTCTTCGGCGGCAGCAATACCGTCGGCGTTCAATACGGTGTCGGCCCCGGCACCGGCATCGGCGGCCCTTGCTGTGATCGCATGGGTAGTTCCGGCAGCACTTTATTGGGCTCAGACGTAACACGTACCCGTATCTTCGACAGTCTGTGGATACAGCCGACTCCGGAGTTCAGCATGGAATTTGTCGCCTTGATGCAAAAAGACAAATCTGATGCCAAGGGTTCCAGCACCTGGACCAGCCTTGGCGTACGTCCGGTGTATGCGATCAATACCAACTTCAAGCTGCAACTGGAAGTGGGCACAAGCAAAGTCACGTCGGCTACCGGCGGTGACGATATGCGCCTGACCAAAATCACCTTTGCACCGACCATCAGCGCCGGCAAAGGCTACTGGTCACGTCCTGAGTTGCGCGCCTTTGTCACTTACGGCAAGTGGAATGACGCAGCCTCAGCGGCAGTCAACGCCAGCAATAACTCAGGCCCGGTATATGGCAACAACACCAGCGGAACATCAGTCGGTGTTCAAGTGGAAACCTGGTTTTAA
- a CDS encoding carbohydrate ABC transporter substrate-binding protein, whose amino-acid sequence MYAPAHAEGLQVLHWWKSASERKAVDVLVSRLADEGISWRDGVIPSGSGVGASIVLRSRILAGDAPEVAQLNGVLISEWDSLGLLLDVDSTGINGKWDKLLFPTVLTLVQPHGHFVAAPLGIHRINTLFFNRKLFAQHGLAVPQTWAEFELVAAKLQRLGIVPLAQSSEPWQVVSLFETLVLAEGGATFYRDLFVKKNAAAFADERLARALQHLRYLKKWMTVPVPERPWTEVTRQFADGGAAMMVMGDWAKAELYAWGQLNEDSLGCTAVPGTANYHLYDIDTLAMLSASKSYRPAQEKLAKVVMSAAVQADYNQLKGSVPVLRNPDMTKMDSCARASWKLFASGAVAQVPSLAHRMATDEITKDAIIAEVHRYFLDDKISTADTQRRLGVIARTVSNTFASPISRKR is encoded by the coding sequence ATGTATGCACCGGCACATGCCGAAGGATTACAGGTATTGCATTGGTGGAAGTCTGCCAGTGAGCGCAAGGCGGTCGATGTCTTGGTTTCCAGGCTAGCCGATGAAGGAATCAGCTGGCGTGACGGCGTGATCCCGAGTGGCTCCGGGGTCGGTGCCAGCATAGTCTTGCGTAGCCGGATACTGGCTGGCGACGCACCGGAAGTGGCTCAGTTAAACGGGGTCTTGATCAGCGAGTGGGATAGCTTAGGTTTATTGCTCGATGTTGATAGCACCGGCATCAACGGTAAATGGGATAAATTGCTATTTCCTACGGTGCTCACGCTAGTGCAGCCGCACGGACATTTTGTTGCCGCGCCGCTGGGCATACATAGAATTAATACCTTATTTTTTAATCGTAAATTATTCGCTCAGCACGGCTTGGCGGTGCCGCAGACTTGGGCCGAGTTTGAGCTGGTCGCGGCGAAATTGCAGCGTCTTGGCATTGTCCCCCTGGCGCAGAGCAGCGAGCCATGGCAGGTTGTCAGCCTATTTGAGACGCTGGTACTGGCCGAAGGCGGAGCCACATTTTACCGGGATTTGTTTGTCAAAAAAAATGCCGCCGCATTTGCCGACGAGAGACTGGCGCGCGCCTTGCAACACTTGCGTTATCTCAAAAAGTGGATGACTGTGCCCGTGCCGGAGCGGCCCTGGACCGAGGTTACGCGTCAGTTTGCCGACGGCGGTGCGGCCATGATGGTGATGGGGGACTGGGCCAAGGCGGAACTGTATGCCTGGGGCCAGCTCAACGAAGATAGCCTGGGTTGCACGGCAGTACCCGGCACGGCAAATTACCATTTGTACGATATCGATACATTGGCGATGCTGAGCGCGTCAAAATCCTATCGACCGGCACAGGAAAAACTCGCCAAAGTCGTGATGTCCGCTGCGGTGCAGGCTGACTACAATCAGCTCAAGGGTTCGGTGCCCGTGCTACGCAATCCCGACATGACGAAAATGGATAGTTGCGCACGCGCTTCGTGGAAATTGTTTGCCAGCGGCGCTGTCGCACAGGTACCTAGCCTGGCGCATCGTATGGCCACCGATGAAATTACTAAAGACGCAATAATCGCCGAGGTACATCGGTATTTTCTGGACGATAAGATCAGTACGGCCGACACCCAACGCCGTCTCGGCGTTATCGCCCGCACCGTTAGCAACACCTTTGCCAGCCCGATAAGCAGGAAGAGATAG
- a CDS encoding response regulator transcription factor, protein MRKILIVDDDQKTRTLLKTYLEKNQYEVRLAHNGETFLAEFQRYFSELSLVILDVMLPDTDGFALCKEVRRRSNIPIIMLTASSDETDRVVGLELGADDYIAKPYSPRELLARIKAIHRRSGAESAGAPRYYRFVGFTLDSIERSVTDASGQLVALTGLDFQLLKYFVEHPGEILDRTVLCEQTRGRDAGPLDRSLDVQISRMRLRLNDTGKQPLLIKTVRGAGYVFSAEVSSSHA, encoded by the coding sequence ATGCGCAAGATACTCATCGTCGATGACGATCAAAAAACCAGAACGCTGTTAAAAACCTACCTGGAAAAAAACCAGTATGAGGTGAGGCTGGCACATAACGGTGAAACCTTTCTGGCCGAATTTCAGCGCTATTTTTCCGAGCTGTCGCTGGTGATTCTCGATGTGATGTTGCCCGATACCGATGGTTTCGCGCTCTGTAAGGAAGTGCGGCGACGCTCGAATATTCCTATTATCATGCTCACCGCCAGCTCCGACGAAACCGACCGGGTGGTGGGGCTGGAGCTGGGTGCCGACGACTACATCGCCAAGCCGTATAGCCCGCGCGAACTGCTGGCGCGCATTAAGGCGATACACCGGCGCAGCGGCGCGGAAAGCGCTGGGGCACCACGCTATTATCGTTTCGTCGGTTTTACCTTGGATAGCATAGAGCGCTCGGTAACTGATGCCAGCGGCCAGCTGGTGGCGCTGACCGGACTCGATTTTCAGTTGCTTAAGTATTTTGTCGAACATCCGGGCGAAATTCTCGATCGTACCGTCTTGTGCGAACAAACCCGCGGGCGCGATGCGGGGCCGCTGGACCGCTCGCTGGATGTGCAGATCAGCCGTATGCGTTTGCGCCTCAATGACACCGGCAAGCAGCCTTTGCTGATCAAAACCGTCAGAGGGGCTGGTTACGTATTTTCCGCAGAGGTCAGCAGTTCTCATGCATGA
- a CDS encoding HAMP domain-containing protein produces the protein MHDQTSELSSAHPGTARNYAALLAKVLPSSLLGRLSVVMVAGVMLTQLAGNFIWATQLRAESQAEARTAAQHLAHSASAAVRFVLSLPQNYRPLIIQQFREMGGTRFFININSEPVMLPEFGNQTLAAIAVQQISATIKEDLPAVSQFQVGFAWPDKLIAMDDGTRIADMPESWVRHILLTTPNPAPILVIQARMDAEHWLYLAALMPNPYFLESGNPLTRDRVLLQALSLAAVLLLSILVVRWTTRPLAALSEAAAAFGNGENMPALPETGSREFVNTARAFSAMAERIQRYIEDRERLFVSISHDLRTPIMRLKLRAELLDDDELRAEFHDDLDDLDMMVKGALQCVKDSDIHENPTEIRLDAFIGRLVRGAQLAGHQVLFEASGLSLTAKPLALKRAIGNLLDNALHYGTAAQISVTERDGNIEIEIRDHGPGVPEEALAKLFDPYVRLEHGRYQNSNGMGLGLGIAQSIVHAHGGQLLLANHSDGGLVARLILPADFSGQL, from the coding sequence ATGCATGACCAGACTTCTGAGCTTAGTAGCGCTCATCCCGGCACGGCCAGAAATTACGCCGCTTTGCTGGCTAAGGTCTTGCCTTCGTCCTTGTTGGGACGCTTATCGGTAGTGATGGTGGCAGGGGTCATGCTGACGCAACTGGCCGGTAACTTTATCTGGGCCACGCAATTGCGCGCAGAGTCTCAAGCCGAGGCCAGAACGGCGGCGCAACATCTGGCGCATAGCGCTTCGGCGGCGGTACGTTTTGTACTTAGTTTGCCGCAAAATTACCGGCCTTTGATCATTCAGCAATTTCGTGAAATGGGCGGCACCCGGTTTTTTATCAACATCAACAGTGAGCCGGTCATGCTGCCAGAGTTTGGCAATCAAACGCTGGCGGCGATTGCGGTGCAGCAGATCAGCGCCACCATCAAGGAAGACTTGCCGGCAGTGTCGCAGTTTCAGGTCGGTTTCGCCTGGCCGGACAAGCTGATCGCCATGGATGACGGCACCAGGATTGCCGACATGCCGGAGAGCTGGGTCAGGCACATCCTGCTGACCACGCCCAATCCTGCGCCGATTTTGGTGATACAGGCCAGGATGGATGCCGAACACTGGCTCTATCTGGCAGCCCTGATGCCTAACCCGTATTTTCTGGAAAGCGGCAATCCGCTTACGCGCGATCGGGTCTTGCTGCAAGCCTTGTCGCTGGCGGCCGTATTGTTGTTATCGATACTGGTAGTACGCTGGACCACGCGCCCGCTGGCGGCATTGTCCGAGGCGGCCGCAGCCTTTGGCAACGGCGAAAACATGCCGGCCTTGCCGGAAACGGGCAGCAGGGAATTCGTCAACACGGCGCGCGCATTCAGTGCGATGGCGGAACGCATACAGCGCTATATCGAAGACCGCGAACGTTTGTTTGTCTCGATTTCTCACGACTTGCGTACCCCTATCATGCGCCTTAAGTTACGTGCCGAATTGCTTGATGATGATGAATTGCGCGCTGAGTTTCACGATGATCTCGATGATCTCGACATGATGGTCAAGGGCGCTTTGCAATGCGTGAAAGACAGCGATATTCATGAAAACCCTACGGAAATCCGGCTCGATGCCTTCATAGGGCGACTGGTGCGCGGTGCTCAGTTGGCCGGACATCAAGTCTTGTTTGAAGCCTCGGGTCTGAGCCTGACGGCTAAGCCGCTGGCACTAAAACGCGCTATCGGCAATTTGCTCGACAACGCACTGCATTACGGCACCGCGGCTCAGATCAGCGTGACCGAACGCGACGGCAATATTGAGATCGAGATTCGTGATCACGGCCCTGGGGTGCCGGAAGAAGCGCTGGCGAAATTGTTCGATCCCTATGTCAGGCTGGAGCATGGCAGGTATCAGAACAGTAATGGCATGGGGCTGGGACTGGGCATCGCACAAAGCATAGTGCATGCGCACGGTGGGCAGTTGCTGCTGGCAAATCATAGCGATGGCGGACTGGTGGCGCGTCTGATCCTGCCAGCGGATTTTTCCGGTCAGTTATGA
- a CDS encoding HDOD domain-containing protein, whose translation MNSKESEFEFIKGLSAELSSKNLVFPTSLKTTMKIRRALDTPDISNDQVARIVSAEPVLSAQVLKLANSAMFNRSGKKVEELRGATVMLGFGVVRNVAISVGMKQLKDHQASGQSSERMEGLWTRSMRVAALSFVLARNLTRLSPDKAMIAGLLHDVGKFYILNRACLYQDLFVSEQALWELVDQWHVDIGAAILDSWEISEDIRAAVMDHKALDLAVTGRAGLTDVVAAANFLDAHFVAQSLATLDWANIPAPLQNLQLDPEKTEKLMKETTQELSSIMQILV comes from the coding sequence ATGAATAGCAAAGAGTCAGAATTTGAGTTTATCAAGGGCTTGTCGGCAGAATTGTCGTCAAAGAACCTGGTATTTCCCACCTCCTTAAAAACCACGATGAAGATCAGGCGCGCGCTTGATACTCCCGATATTTCCAATGACCAGGTCGCCCGCATCGTTAGTGCGGAGCCGGTGTTATCCGCCCAGGTACTTAAACTGGCTAACTCGGCGATGTTTAACCGCAGCGGAAAAAAGGTCGAGGAATTGCGTGGCGCTACCGTCATGCTTGGATTTGGTGTGGTGCGCAATGTCGCTATCTCGGTAGGCATGAAGCAGCTTAAGGATCATCAGGCCAGCGGCCAGAGTTCAGAGCGTATGGAAGGCCTGTGGACGCGCAGTATGCGGGTGGCCGCCTTGTCTTTTGTGCTGGCGCGTAACCTGACCAGACTCAGCCCGGATAAGGCCATGATTGCCGGTTTGTTGCACGATGTCGGTAAATTTTACATCCTGAACCGCGCTTGCCTGTATCAGGATCTGTTTGTTTCCGAACAGGCTTTGTGGGAATTGGTTGATCAATGGCATGTCGATATCGGCGCCGCGATTCTTGATAGCTGGGAGATCTCGGAGGATATCCGGGCTGCCGTGATGGATCATAAGGCCTTGGATCTGGCCGTTACCGGCAGGGCTGGTTTAACCGATGTTGTTGCGGCAGCCAATTTTCTCGATGCCCATTTTGTTGCGCAGTCATTGGCGACACTAGACTGGGCGAATATTCCTGCACCGCTGCAGAACTTGCAATTGGATCCGGAGAAAACCGAAAAACTGATGAAAGAGACTACTCAGGAATTGAGTAGCATCATGCAGATTCTGGTTTAG